A stretch of Falco rusticolus isolate bFalRus1 chromosome 2, bFalRus1.pri, whole genome shotgun sequence DNA encodes these proteins:
- the CCDC89 gene encoding LOW QUALITY PROTEIN: coiled-coil domain-containing protein 89 (The sequence of the model RefSeq protein was modified relative to this genomic sequence to represent the inferred CDS: inserted 1 base in 1 codon; deleted 1 base in 1 codon) produces the protein MANSTSDPETGKDMEDLTKGLEEQWESPEEKSEKALLHSHPEQQHRLICTLKKKDEAQECCRSLVQLSMEAEKLRAEDAVKMKTQSQRIQHLEGHFMELANNHEKMIQFKDEHKKQYMQLWEGNKHLWQENEALLTQAIRQKEAEVLQLAAWARKLSKQLKSLEEKRAYESHRAQEQEKELLEAHSQQASAYAWEADSLQAQLQCLQKHQXVAKVECAESQRRAQGSELRARLEQANEEKEQLLNLAMERGKALQDKQRKIQQLEKKLETAEKARQRASTPLVKEAAAAADGHLKVRELQQQLKSNKQAYDELTLQLDAYRKHSTDLLAKEKVLNVKLHHFIV, from the exons ATGGCCAACTCCACAAGTGATCCAGAGACAGGCAAAGACATGGAAGATCTGACAAAAGGCCTGGAGGAACAATGGGAAAGCCCCGAAGAGAAGAGTGAGAAGGCTCTGCTGCATTCACACCCAGAACAACAGCATCGCCTTATCTgtacactgaagaaaaaagatgaggCACAGGAATGCTGCAGAAGCCTGGTGCAGCTCAGCATGGAGGCAGAGAAACTGAGGGCAGAGGatgctgtgaaaatgaaaacccaGAGCCAACGGATTCAGCATTTGGAGGGGCACTTCATGGAACTGGCCAACAACCATGAAAAAATGATCCAGTTCAAGGATGAACACAAGAAACAGTATATGCAGCTGTGGGAGGGGAATAAGCACCTGTGGCAGGAGAACGAAGCGCTCCTCACCCAGGCCATTAGGCAGAAGGAAGCTGAAGTACTCCAGCTTGCTGCCTGGGCCAGAAAGCTCTCAAAACAGTTAAAA TCCTTAGAGGAGAAACGTGCTTATGAGAGTCACAGAGCCCAGGAGCAAGAAAAGGAGCTGCTAGAAGCTCACAGCCAGCAAGCAAGTGCCTATGCCTGGGAAGCCGATTCACTACAAGCCCAGCTGCAATGCCTACAGAAGCACC CTGTCGCAAAGGTAGAGTGTGCAGAAAGTCAGCGGAGGGCTCAGGGCAGCGAGCTGCgggccaggctggagcaggcaaATGAGGAGAAAGAGCAGCTACTGAACCTGGCCATGGAGAGGGGCAAAGCTCTGCAAGATAAGCAACGGAAAattcagcagctggagaagaagctggagacagcagaaaaagccaGGCAGAGAGCCAGCACACCCCTTGTGAAAgaggcggcagcagcggcggaTGGTCATCTGAAGGTCCGAGAGCTCCAacaacagctgaaaagcaacaaacagGCGTATGACGAACTCACACTGCAGCTTGATGCTTACAGAAAGCACAGTACAGATTTACTGGCTAAAGAAAAAGTGCTGAACGTTAAACTCCATCATTTCATTGTGTAA
- the CREBZF gene encoding CREB/ATF bZIP transcription factor, translated as MRHSLTQLLAASSGGASASGAVWPLAGAGQAPRGRDGGGEGDPGPARPKQQQPPRREAGALEPRRQEKEPEAPGGPLEVWEQEDWFPGLELGDLLEAARPDWDLDAELSGCFCGEPEPLPALGQGQRPAAPGRRNGGAGSRLKAAAAARLNRLKKKQYVLGLESRLQGLAAENRQLRDRNRGLSRRLRELERESSYLRAVLANQSALGQLLSRLAGIRAGGLQLSTSLFRDTGSPRRHHHHLQPAGESSDHDYALPSSRPPSREEAAAVTEAEEEWAAPGGICLHVDRDQVSVEFCSICARRAAASFKM; from the coding sequence atgcGCCACAGcctcacccagctgctggcGGCCTCCTCCGGCGGAGCCAGTGCCTCGGGCGCCGTCTGGCCGCTCGCCGGCGCGGGGCAGGCCCCGAGAGGGCGGGATGGCGGCGGGGAAGGGGATCCGGGCCCCGCGCGGCCCAAACAACAGCAGCCgccgcggcgggaggcgggcgCCTTGGAGCCGCGGCGGCAGGAGAAGGAGCCGGAGGCGCCCGGTGGCCCGCTGGAGGTGTGGGAGCAAGAGGACTGGTTCccggggctggagctgggagacCTGCTGGAGGCGGCCCGGCCGGACTGGGACCTGGACGCGGAGCTGAGCGGCTGCTTCTGTGGGGAACCGGAGCCGCTGCCCGCGCTGGGCCAGGGCCAGAGGCCGGCGGCGCCCGGGCGGAGGAACGGCGGGGCTGGGAGCCGGCTgaaggcggcggcggcggctcggcTGAACCGGCTGAAGAAGAAGCAGTAcgtgctggggctggagagccGCCTGCAGGGCCTGGCTGCTGAGAACCGGCAGCTGCGGGACCGCAACCGCGGCCTGAGCCGCCGCCTGCGAGAGCTGGAGCGGGAGAGCAGCTACCTTCGGGCCGTGCTGGCTAACCAGAGCGCTCTGGGGCAGCTCCTGAGCCGCTTAGCCGGGATCCGCGCCGGcgggctgcagctcagcaccagcctcTTCAGGGACacgggcagcccccgccgccatcaccaccacctccagcctGCCGGCGAGAGCAGCGACCACGACTACGCCCTGCCCAGCTCCCGGCCTCCCAGccgggaggaggcggcggcggtgACGGAGGCGGAGGAGGAGTGGGCGGCCCCCGGCGGGATTTGCCTCCACGTGGACCGGGATCAGGTGTCGGTGGAGTTCTGCTCCATCTGTGCTCGGCGGGCAGCGGCCTCCTTCAAAATGTAG